One stretch of Dissulfurimicrobium hydrothermale DNA includes these proteins:
- a CDS encoding ATP-binding protein: protein MCKERVLIANRGEIAIRIMDACKDLGLDYCVVYAPEDEASLHVSLAKCDDKDGVKRAYCIASYKDPNEIFAVADQVGCTAIHPGYGFFAENFRFARRAEMRSRPLVFIGPRWEVIRDLGSKINTKRLAKSLGIPVIPGSDGPIYNEIDAEALAEDLFFIQKEQGVQHPSILVKASAGGGGMGIEEVTHLDAFRRVYRRIQNYAKRQFGDDGVLIEQNLRDYQHIEVQLLCSRHGEVVHFGTRNCTIQSSGRQKRVEVAPGFDPDSFEYPFDARAVLDRMVAYSVRLARHVGYDSVGTWEWVVTRDGSPYLLEVNTRIQVENGISARISRIKGRDGYPDLIKEQIRVAMGEKLGYRQEDIFLEGTSIELRIVAEDARRGFRPWCGVIKRFDFPDVPWAKVYTHVPRDRAYSIPTEYDPNLALAVIWGESTEEAKTRAMEFLKGVVIEGSDAQGGAAVTNLDYLAERIDNVLKF from the coding sequence ATGTGTAAGGAACGGGTACTGATAGCAAACCGCGGAGAGATAGCCATCCGCATTATGGATGCTTGCAAAGATCTAGGCCTTGACTATTGCGTGGTCTATGCCCCGGAGGATGAAGCCTCGCTTCATGTCAGCCTTGCCAAGTGCGATGATAAAGACGGCGTAAAAAGGGCTTATTGTATCGCGAGCTACAAAGACCCTAATGAGATATTCGCTGTTGCCGATCAGGTGGGCTGCACGGCCATCCATCCCGGATACGGTTTCTTTGCCGAGAATTTCCGTTTCGCCAGGAGGGCTGAGATGCGCTCGAGGCCCCTTGTCTTTATCGGGCCGAGATGGGAGGTCATAAGGGACCTCGGCAGCAAGATCAATACCAAACGTCTGGCGAAGTCTTTGGGCATCCCTGTGATCCCTGGCTCAGACGGCCCTATTTACAATGAGATCGATGCCGAGGCCTTGGCCGAGGACCTCTTTTTCATACAGAAGGAGCAGGGCGTTCAACATCCATCCATCCTTGTCAAGGCATCGGCCGGCGGGGGTGGCATGGGTATAGAAGAAGTGACGCATCTCGACGCCTTTAGACGTGTCTATCGCAGGATACAGAATTATGCCAAGAGACAGTTCGGCGACGATGGCGTATTGATAGAACAGAACCTTAGAGACTATCAGCATATTGAGGTGCAGCTTCTGTGCAGCCGTCATGGCGAGGTGGTACATTTCGGTACGAGGAATTGCACGATCCAGAGCTCGGGCAGGCAAAAGCGTGTGGAGGTCGCGCCCGGGTTTGATCCGGACAGCTTTGAATATCCGTTTGATGCAAGGGCGGTTCTGGATCGCATGGTCGCATATTCGGTGCGCCTTGCGAGACACGTGGGTTACGATAGTGTCGGGACATGGGAGTGGGTGGTGACCAGGGATGGTTCTCCGTATCTCCTGGAGGTCAATACCCGCATTCAGGTGGAAAACGGGATATCGGCCCGCATATCCAGGATCAAAGGTAGAGACGGCTATCCCGATCTTATCAAGGAACAGATAAGGGTGGCTATGGGCGAGAAGCTCGGCTATCGGCAGGAAGACATATTTTTAGAAGGGACGAGCATAGAGCTGAGGATAGTTGCTGAGGACGCAAGGCGGGGATTTAGGCCATGGTGCGGGGTCATCAAGCGCTTTGATTTTCCTGATGTGCCGTGGGCCAAGGTCTATACACACGTTCCAAGGGACAGGGCTTACAGTATTCCAACTGAGTACGATCCGAACCTTGCCCTGGCTGTAATTTGGGGTGAAAGTACGGAGGAGGCCAAGACAAGGGCCATGGAGTTTTTGAAAGGCGTTGTAATAGAAGGATCCGACGCCCAGGGCGGGGCTGCTGTCACTAATCTTGATTATCTGGCCGAGCGCATAGATAATGTGCTCAAGTTTTGA
- a CDS encoding acetyl-CoA carboxylase carboxyl transferase subunit alpha/beta — protein sequence MKDSSKLLSQLAERIAYLIDVKGGLAWKDLGALLDDVQSLRRDIYELDEASIFAEIDKIRDRVSSLEREAAESLSPAEIVNIVRSSQRFTLSDILENVYDSFTELGGDGECNVDPAVVVARATISRRMKNKTYSHQVMVIGHEKGRGEEYRNGGCARPWGNAKALRYMKVAETEGIPIHFFIFTPGSFPIEDYPGAAQQIARNIYAMARLKTPMVSFISEGGSGGAEAIGLSDIRLMGSRGYYSVISPEGAAAIEGKIREGEKLPKELVEHCAAQLKLTAQDNLRLGTIDRIVEEPPLGARRDDYVFFRRLRYELIRATDEVVLKTKSFRAFRAYALNIRNAEKEGVPEDFDLVINWDLTEPEIERLLELRSKKYREMAKGFYGEEATSSILGLGKAKDLASQSYYEIRYGLLRSHQRNVMKVIEEVSSEGSVLLNKVTRPVRAAYEFVFPRPERASKGGRGGMQEHVSIFAEEWEAYVSPLANEDRTVSCPNASKYGCLDLWVPDLYGEFCGVCPTCGHHFPLEYRWYLEHLFDKGSVEEFNTNIVSINPLGFEGFQSRLEKDIKRTGRRSSMITFDAKIQNIKLVVAMLFGDFRNGTVGAAEGEKFVRACDRARITRRPFLSYIHTTGGIRIHEGTLGVIQMPKCTMAVREYIDSGGLYIVVYDNNSYAGPVASFLGCSPYQFAIRSTRIGFAGPRVIRETTGEDVPPDYHSAKNALKRGHIQGIWDRREFRKNLYEALMTMGGPNLYYK from the coding sequence ATGAAAGACAGTAGCAAACTGTTGAGTCAGCTTGCCGAACGCATCGCATACCTCATCGACGTCAAGGGCGGCCTTGCATGGAAAGACCTCGGCGCGCTGTTGGACGATGTCCAGTCATTGCGCAGGGATATTTATGAGCTTGATGAGGCATCGATCTTCGCCGAGATAGATAAAATCAGGGACAGGGTCTCTTCCCTTGAGCGCGAGGCTGCGGAATCACTTTCTCCTGCTGAGATCGTCAATATTGTCAGGAGCTCCCAGCGCTTCACCCTTTCTGACATACTTGAAAACGTATACGATTCGTTCACCGAGCTCGGCGGAGATGGTGAATGCAACGTCGATCCCGCCGTTGTGGTTGCAAGGGCCACGATCTCGCGTCGTATGAAAAACAAGACTTACAGTCATCAGGTTATGGTCATAGGGCATGAAAAAGGCAGGGGCGAGGAGTACAGAAATGGCGGATGCGCACGTCCATGGGGAAATGCCAAGGCATTGAGATATATGAAAGTAGCCGAGACTGAGGGCATACCTATCCATTTTTTCATCTTTACACCAGGCTCTTTTCCGATAGAGGATTATCCGGGCGCAGCCCAGCAGATAGCCAGAAACATCTATGCCATGGCTAGACTGAAGACGCCGATGGTCTCTTTTATCTCGGAAGGCGGGTCGGGCGGGGCAGAGGCCATTGGTCTTTCAGATATACGCCTTATGGGTTCAAGAGGCTATTATTCAGTCATCTCCCCTGAAGGGGCTGCGGCCATTGAGGGAAAGATAAGAGAGGGTGAGAAGCTTCCAAAGGAACTTGTGGAACACTGCGCTGCGCAACTCAAGCTTACGGCCCAAGACAACCTGCGCCTTGGCACCATAGACCGAATTGTTGAAGAGCCGCCGCTTGGGGCAAGGAGGGATGACTATGTATTCTTTCGAAGGCTCCGATACGAACTTATAAGGGCGACGGACGAAGTCGTCCTCAAGACCAAGAGCTTTCGGGCCTTTAGGGCCTATGCATTGAATATACGGAATGCCGAGAAGGAAGGGGTGCCGGAGGACTTCGATCTGGTCATCAATTGGGACCTTACGGAGCCCGAGATAGAGCGGCTTCTAGAGTTGAGATCCAAAAAATACCGCGAGATGGCCAAGGGATTTTACGGTGAGGAGGCCACATCGTCGATCCTCGGCTTAGGTAAGGCCAAGGACCTGGCCAGTCAGAGTTATTATGAGATAAGATATGGGCTCCTAAGGTCTCATCAGAGGAATGTGATGAAGGTCATCGAAGAGGTCTCGAGCGAGGGGTCTGTGCTCCTTAATAAGGTGACACGTCCGGTAAGGGCGGCTTATGAATTCGTCTTCCCGCGTCCCGAGCGTGCGTCTAAGGGCGGGCGGGGCGGCATGCAGGAGCATGTATCGATCTTTGCCGAGGAATGGGAGGCATATGTAAGTCCGCTTGCAAATGAAGACCGCACAGTATCCTGTCCCAATGCCTCGAAGTACGGCTGTCTCGACCTCTGGGTCCCTGATCTTTACGGGGAATTTTGCGGGGTATGTCCTACTTGCGGACATCATTTCCCTCTGGAGTACCGTTGGTACCTTGAGCACCTCTTCGACAAGGGTTCTGTAGAGGAGTTCAATACAAATATCGTTTCGATCAATCCCCTTGGATTTGAAGGTTTTCAGAGTCGGCTTGAGAAAGATATAAAAAGGACAGGGCGGCGCTCCAGCATGATCACCTTTGACGCCAAGATCCAAAACATCAAACTGGTGGTGGCCATGTTGTTTGGTGACTTCAGAAACGGTACGGTGGGTGCGGCCGAGGGGGAGAAGTTCGTAAGGGCCTGTGACAGGGCAAGGATAACCAGGCGCCCTTTCCTCTCCTACATACATACGACCGGCGGCATCAGGATACACGAAGGGACGTTGGGTGTCATACAGATGCCCAAGTGCACCATGGCGGTGCGGGAATATATAGACAGCGGCGGCCTTTATATCGTGGTGTACGACAATAATTCTTATGCAGGGCCTGTCGCGAGCTTTCTCGGGTGTTCGCCGTATCAGTTCGCAATACGCTCCACCAGGATCGGCTTTGCAGGTCCCAGGGTGATAAGGGAGACTACGGGCGAGGATGTGCCGCCTGACTACCACAGCGCCAAAAATGCCTTGAAAAGGGGGCACATACAGGGCATTTGGGACAGGCGGGAGTTCCGTAAAAACCTTTACGAGGCCCTAATGACAATGGGCGGGCCCAATCTCTATTACAAATAA
- the cobS gene encoding adenosylcobinamide-GDP ribazoletransferase, whose product MGGLGIKALLIAIQFLTIIPVAPRLVVKDAELTASLSYFPLVGLMLGCIVLGIDSSLRGICTVQSLGVIDAAALAFLTRGLHLDGLSDTFDALGSGKPAEEALVIMKDSRIGAFGAVSLMFVLLLKASALSTASQKGLWQVFLLAPCLSRWGLNVLAASSTYARPSGGLGAAFVGGKTRRTLFFSGLTAFSAAWFLSGMAGLLISLGAVVCGLAASFYFKRRFGGITGDMLGAFLELTEAVFMVAGGVYAPRGA is encoded by the coding sequence GTGGGAGGATTAGGGATTAAGGCCCTACTGATCGCCATCCAGTTTTTGACCATTATTCCTGTTGCCCCGCGACTTGTAGTGAAAGATGCGGAGTTGACGGCATCCCTTTCCTATTTTCCTTTGGTAGGTCTCATGTTGGGCTGCATCGTTCTTGGCATTGATTCATCCCTGCGCGGCATCTGCACCGTGCAGTCTCTGGGCGTCATAGATGCTGCTGCACTTGCATTTCTTACGAGAGGTCTTCATCTCGACGGCCTTTCCGATACGTTTGATGCGCTCGGGAGCGGTAAGCCGGCTGAAGAGGCGCTTGTCATAATGAAGGATAGCCGCATAGGTGCGTTTGGGGCCGTTTCTCTAATGTTTGTGCTGCTTTTAAAGGCGTCGGCCCTTTCGACCGCGTCGCAAAAGGGTCTCTGGCAGGTCTTCTTGCTTGCACCATGTCTTTCCAGGTGGGGCTTAAATGTCCTTGCAGCATCTTCGACGTATGCAAGGCCATCGGGTGGTCTCGGTGCGGCATTCGTCGGGGGAAAGACCAGGCGGACCCTATTTTTTTCAGGATTGACTGCCTTTTCGGCCGCATGGTTTTTGTCCGGCATGGCAGGGCTTCTTATATCCCTAGGGGCGGTTGTTTGTGGTCTTGCAGCCTCCTTTTATTTCAAAAGGAGGTTTGGTGGCATCACAGGGGACATGCTTGGCGCATTTCTAGAGCTTACAGAGGCCGTGTTTATGGTTGCAGGCGGCGTCTATGCACCTAGGGGGGCATAA
- a CDS encoding histidine phosphatase family protein, with product MSCSEATRIILLRHGEVDAAKAVFYSQMDVPLSERGKKSSLTVSRVLEPVPISWVLSSDLSRCLFLARAIAAARGVGVEARRELRELDFGLWTGLGWDEIEMRFPGAIKKRMSNLESYRPPMGESVGDLAERAWGLIQQVVSEYHGRIVAVVSHGGVNRVIIAKAVGLPLQNIFSIHQDFSCINVIDFFSDGLAVVRALNWLPGVSEGFYP from the coding sequence GTGTCTTGCAGCGAGGCGACACGCATCATTCTCCTCAGACACGGCGAGGTCGATGCCGCAAAGGCTGTCTTTTACAGCCAGATGGACGTTCCTCTTTCCGAACGTGGCAAGAAGAGTTCCCTAACGGTGTCCAGGGTCCTTGAGCCAGTGCCGATCTCATGGGTGTTGAGCAGTGATCTTTCCAGATGTCTCTTCCTGGCAAGGGCCATAGCCGCGGCAAGGGGGGTTGGGGTCGAGGCCCGTCGAGAACTCAGAGAATTGGATTTCGGTCTCTGGACTGGGCTTGGTTGGGATGAAATTGAGATGAGGTTTCCCGGCGCCATAAAGAAGCGGATGTCTAATCTTGAGTCCTACAGGCCACCTATGGGGGAAAGTGTGGGTGATCTCGCTGAGAGGGCATGGGGTCTTATTCAGCAGGTGGTTTCGGAATATCATGGCAGGATTGTAGCTGTTGTGTCCCACGGCGGGGTGAATAGGGTCATAATTGCAAAGGCCGTAGGTCTGCCCTTGCAAAACATCTTCAGCATACACCAGGATTTTTCTTGTATAAATGTCATTGATTTTTTTTCAGACGGATTGGCTGTAGTCAGGGCCCTTAACTGGTTGCCGGGCGTCTCTGAGGGATTTTATCCCTGA
- the recA gene encoding recombinase RecA, with product MKDKKRAVDIAIAQIQKQFGQGTVMRLGDRGGVEDVSVIPTGSIVVDMAIGIGGVPRGRIVEIFGPESSGKTTLALHMIAEAQKMGGMAAFVDAEHALDATYAKKLGVNTDDLLVSQPDFGEQALEIVDALVRSGAIDIIVVDSVAALVPKAEIEGEMGDQHVGLQARLMSQALRKLAGNLNRTKTVLVFINQIRMKIGVMFGSPETTTGGNALKFYATVRLDIRRISSLKEGADVIGNRTRVKVVKNKIAPPFKEAEFDIYYGEGISREASLIDLAAAVDIIEKSGAWYSYEGERLGQGRENVRIFLKEHPDVADKIERQIREVYGIKAARPIDVQEG from the coding sequence ATGAAAGACAAAAAAAGGGCGGTCGATATCGCCATCGCCCAGATCCAGAAGCAGTTCGGTCAGGGTACCGTCATGAGGCTCGGCGATAGGGGGGGCGTGGAGGATGTCTCTGTAATTCCAACAGGCTCTATCGTGGTAGATATGGCCATCGGGATAGGCGGAGTGCCGAGGGGCAGGATTGTAGAGATATTCGGGCCGGAGTCTTCCGGAAAGACCACCTTGGCGCTCCATATGATAGCAGAGGCGCAAAAGATGGGCGGGATGGCCGCATTTGTGGACGCCGAACACGCCCTTGATGCGACATACGCAAAGAAGCTCGGCGTAAACACCGATGACCTTCTGGTATCCCAGCCTGATTTCGGTGAACAGGCCCTTGAGATCGTGGACGCCTTGGTCAGGAGCGGTGCCATTGACATCATAGTAGTAGATTCGGTGGCGGCGCTCGTCCCAAAGGCAGAGATCGAAGGGGAAATGGGCGATCAGCATGTGGGTCTTCAGGCGAGGCTCATGTCTCAGGCATTGAGGAAGCTTGCCGGCAATCTGAACCGCACCAAGACGGTCCTTGTCTTTATAAACCAGATCCGTATGAAGATAGGGGTTATGTTCGGGAGCCCTGAGACCACTACAGGCGGGAACGCCCTCAAGTTTTATGCAACGGTACGGCTTGACATCAGGCGTATCTCATCGCTAAAAGAAGGCGCTGACGTCATAGGTAACCGCACCAGGGTGAAGGTGGTAAAGAATAAGATAGCCCCGCCTTTCAAGGAGGCCGAGTTCGACATCTATTACGGCGAGGGCATTTCAAGGGAGGCCTCGCTTATCGACCTTGCCGCAGCGGTGGATATAATAGAGAAGAGCGGTGCCTGGTATTCTTATGAAGGCGAGCGGCTTGGCCAGGGCAGGGAAAACGTGCGCATATTCTTAAAAGAACACCCTGATGTCGCGGATAAGATCGAAAGGCAGATAAGGGAAGTCTACGGCATCAAGGCGGCCAGACCTATCGATGTCCAAGAAGGCTAG
- the alaS gene encoding alanine--tRNA ligase produces the protein MDKRSGSEIRRLFLDFFAKKGHAIVPSSAIVPQDDPTLLFTNAGMVQFKRVFLGEETRPYSRAATCQKCVRAGGKHNDLENVGYTARHHTFFEMLGNFSFGDYFKDDAIAYAWEFLTEWLGLPVDRLWVTVFRDDDEAGKLWTTLTGMPPERVVRLGERDNFWAMGDTGPCGPCSEIIFDQGEGVGCGRADCRVGCECDRFLEIWNLVFMQYFRDRSGTLQPLPKKSIDTGMGLERIAAVCQGKLSNFDSDLFSPLISKISWLAGKSYGSDPGWDVAMRVIADHARASAFLVADGVMPSNEGRGYVLRRIIRRAARYGRVIGLDGPFLGEMAEAVAIGMGLDYPELKDAAPLFRQVIGHEEMRFGETLETGLRLLAEKVDELLRERIALIDGAFAFRLYDTYGFPIDILQDVAREKGLSLDRDGFEKAMIEQRERSKRARHEVSVGDVPEVYRRLLDSGMGGCFVGYDRLAADAEILALVRDGRSSSEAGVGWTGELVVAQTPFYAESGGQVGDSGCVEGPLGRAEVRDVVKRGGLILHQIDVTNGILRVGDKVSLRVNKGLRMDTARNHTAAHLLHAALRTVLGVHVKQAGSLVTPQRLRFDFNHFSALTSEEIRRVEDLVNQWIRDDKAVKTSVVPYKEALAMGAIALFGEKYGDEVRVVEVPGFSMELCGGTHIDRTGRIGLFKIIAESSVASGIRRIEAYTGSAAVFFVHQIEDELAAAASRLRCPRFEVASRTARLQEQIKLLQKEIERLNVGAQSGSGGDLEPILGKVIDGVNVLAKEVSAKDPKILREMADRFRDGLGSGVVALGSRSGDKALLTVVVTKDLVGRISAGDIIKSMALIIGGKGGGRADMAQAGGPYKERLLEAFDAFYGLVEEALRS, from the coding sequence ATGGATAAACGTTCAGGTTCGGAAATCAGGAGGCTTTTTTTGGATTTTTTCGCTAAAAAAGGCCATGCCATTGTTCCAAGTTCGGCTATTGTTCCACAGGACGATCCGACGCTTCTCTTCACCAATGCCGGCATGGTGCAGTTTAAAAGGGTCTTTTTGGGTGAAGAGACGAGGCCTTATTCAAGGGCCGCTACATGCCAGAAGTGCGTGAGGGCCGGCGGAAAGCACAACGACCTTGAAAATGTCGGTTATACGGCCAGACACCATACATTTTTTGAGATGCTCGGCAATTTCTCTTTCGGCGATTATTTTAAGGATGATGCCATAGCATATGCCTGGGAGTTTTTGACCGAATGGCTTGGTCTGCCGGTGGATCGCTTGTGGGTGACCGTCTTCAGGGATGATGACGAGGCGGGTAAGCTCTGGACCACCTTGACCGGGATGCCGCCTGAGAGGGTGGTGAGGCTTGGGGAAAGAGACAATTTTTGGGCGATGGGCGATACTGGGCCATGTGGCCCGTGCTCCGAGATTATTTTTGACCAGGGTGAGGGGGTCGGTTGTGGTAGGGCTGATTGCCGAGTCGGCTGTGAATGCGATCGTTTTTTAGAGATATGGAACCTGGTTTTTATGCAGTATTTCAGGGATCGATCAGGCACCCTTCAGCCGCTGCCGAAGAAGAGCATAGACACCGGTATGGGTCTTGAGCGTATAGCGGCCGTATGCCAGGGGAAGCTCAGCAATTTCGATTCAGACCTGTTTTCGCCGTTGATTTCCAAGATAAGCTGGCTGGCTGGTAAGTCTTATGGTTCTGATCCAGGTTGGGATGTGGCCATGAGGGTGATAGCCGATCACGCCAGGGCATCGGCGTTTTTGGTAGCGGACGGGGTTATGCCTTCGAATGAAGGCAGGGGCTATGTACTGAGGCGTATAATACGCAGGGCCGCCAGATACGGCCGTGTGATCGGACTCGACGGACCTTTTTTGGGAGAGATGGCCGAGGCTGTGGCTATTGGGATGGGTCTTGATTATCCTGAGCTCAAAGATGCGGCTCCCCTTTTCCGCCAGGTGATAGGGCATGAAGAGATGCGTTTCGGCGAGACGCTCGAGACGGGTCTCAGATTGCTCGCTGAAAAGGTCGATGAGTTGTTGAGGGAAAGGATCGCCTTGATAGACGGCGCATTCGCCTTCAGGCTTTACGACACCTACGGTTTTCCAATCGACATACTTCAGGACGTGGCCAGAGAAAAGGGCCTTTCGCTTGACCGTGACGGTTTCGAGAAGGCCATGATCGAGCAGCGCGAGCGTTCAAAAAGGGCGCGCCATGAGGTTTCAGTGGGGGATGTCCCTGAGGTATATAGGCGTCTTCTCGACTCTGGTATGGGCGGGTGTTTTGTGGGTTATGATAGACTTGCGGCTGATGCCGAGATTTTGGCCCTTGTAAGGGATGGGCGATCGTCTAGTGAGGCAGGCGTGGGATGGACAGGTGAGCTCGTTGTCGCGCAGACGCCTTTCTATGCTGAATCAGGGGGGCAGGTGGGTGACAGCGGTTGTGTAGAAGGACCTTTAGGCAGGGCGGAGGTAAGAGATGTTGTAAAGCGGGGTGGTTTGATCCTGCATCAGATAGATGTAACAAATGGTATTTTGAGGGTAGGCGACAAGGTCAGTCTCCGCGTGAATAAGGGACTGAGGATGGATACAGCCAGGAATCATACGGCAGCCCATCTCCTGCATGCAGCCTTAAGGACCGTCTTGGGCGTTCATGTGAAACAGGCTGGTTCCCTGGTTACACCTCAGAGACTTCGTTTTGATTTTAATCACTTTTCAGCGCTCACGAGTGAAGAGATTAGAAGGGTCGAGGACCTGGTGAACCAGTGGATCCGTGACGACAAGGCCGTTAAAACAAGTGTAGTGCCCTATAAGGAGGCCTTGGCCATGGGTGCAATAGCGCTTTTTGGAGAGAAGTACGGGGATGAGGTGCGGGTTGTCGAGGTGCCTGGATTCAGCATGGAACTCTGCGGCGGCACACATATAGACCGTACTGGCAGGATAGGGCTTTTCAAGATCATTGCCGAGTCGAGTGTGGCCTCCGGTATTAGAAGGATAGAGGCGTACACGGGCAGCGCGGCCGTTTTCTTTGTTCATCAGATCGAAGACGAGCTCGCCGCTGCCGCTTCGCGCCTTAGGTGTCCAAGGTTTGAGGTGGCCTCCCGGACAGCGAGGCTTCAAGAACAGATCAAACTCCTCCAAAAGGAGATCGAGCGGCTGAACGTCGGCGCGCAGTCGGGGTCGGGCGGTGATCTTGAACCGATTCTGGGCAAGGTCATCGACGGTGTGAATGTATTGGCAAAAGAGGTAAGTGCCAAGGATCCTAAGATACTCAGGGAGATGGCCGACCGGTTTAGGGACGGTCTTGGTTCAGGGGTGGTGGCCCTTGGATCCAGAAGTGGAGATAAGGCGTTATTGACCGTTGTAGTCACAAAGGACCTTGTGGGTCGCATAAGTGCTGGTGACATCATAAAGTCCATGGCATTGATAATCGGCGGGAAAGGGGGCGGCCGCGCAGATATGGCGCAGGCGGGAGGTCCTTATAAAGAAAGGCTTTTAGAGGCCTTTGATGCCTTTTATGGTCTTGTTGAAGAGGCCCTCAGGTCTTAA
- a CDS encoding bifunctional riboflavin kinase/FAD synthetase, which translates to MMKAYYSLDEISRPLDRPTLTIGNFDGVHLGHQALFRKVKELAASVSGDSVALTFEPHPLKVLRPDHPLLRICTLRHKIELIDRAGIGHLIILPFNKELAETSASDFVHEIFYRRLGIKNLVVGYDYALGKGREGDILFLRKAGVELGFAVHVLEPVVIEGVVVSSTKVRELVAAGDMRAVSRLLGRYYQIRGVVRPGRRRGGPLLGFPTANLRIDKGDLCPKSGVYVIQAIIGGYCYGGVLNIGRNPTFGDQEFGAEAHLFDFDEDIYGKEIKLNLIERLRNENRFSGPDELILQIKKDIHTARLMLAQEKGLYEACMEGIK; encoded by the coding sequence ATGATGAAGGCCTATTACAGTCTTGATGAGATATCGAGGCCGCTTGATAGGCCGACCCTTACCATCGGGAACTTCGACGGGGTTCATCTTGGGCACCAGGCGCTCTTCCGCAAGGTAAAGGAGCTTGCAGCCTCGGTTTCAGGGGATTCCGTGGCGCTTACCTTTGAGCCGCATCCTTTGAAGGTCTTAAGACCTGACCATCCACTTTTAAGGATATGTACCTTGCGGCACAAGATAGAGCTCATAGATAGGGCGGGCATAGGTCATCTCATAATCCTGCCGTTTAACAAGGAGCTGGCGGAGACGTCGGCCAGTGACTTTGTGCACGAGATATTTTATAGGCGGCTCGGCATCAAGAATCTGGTGGTTGGTTATGATTATGCCCTTGGCAAGGGGAGGGAGGGGGATATCCTATTTCTGAGAAAGGCGGGCGTGGAGCTTGGTTTTGCCGTGCATGTGCTTGAACCTGTTGTAATAGAAGGCGTTGTGGTAAGCAGTACCAAGGTAAGAGAGCTTGTCGCTGCTGGGGACATGCGGGCCGTTTCTCGCCTGCTTGGAAGATATTATCAGATCAGGGGTGTTGTGCGCCCGGGCAGGCGCCGCGGAGGGCCGTTACTTGGCTTTCCTACAGCGAATTTACGTATCGATAAGGGGGATTTATGCCCTAAGTCCGGGGTTTATGTGATACAGGCGATAATTGGCGGTTATTGCTATGGCGGCGTGCTTAATATAGGCCGCAACCCGACATTTGGAGATCAAGAATTTGGGGCCGAGGCCCATCTGTTTGATTTTGATGAAGATATCTATGGGAAAGAGATCAAGCTCAATCTCATCGAGAGATTGAGGAATGAAAATAGATTTTCCGGCCCTGATGAGCTGATATTGCAGATAAAAAAGGACATACATACCGCACGTCTGATGCTTGCACAGGAAAAAGGTCTTTATGAGGCGTGCATGGAAGGTATCAAATAG
- a CDS encoding 4Fe-4S dicluster domain-containing protein → MFQITIDYDKCQGDEECVNACPAQVYDFVDGKPVPARSEDCLGCETCVEVCPVGAITVEEV, encoded by the coding sequence ATGTTTCAGATCACGATTGATTATGACAAATGCCAAGGCGACGAAGAGTGTGTAAACGCCTGCCCAGCACAGGTCTATGACTTTGTCGACGGGAAACCGGTGCCGGCAAGGTCCGAGGACTGTTTAGGCTGCGAAACCTGCGTCGAAGTCTGTCCTGTGGGCGCCATAACGGTAGAAGAAGTTTAA